DNA sequence from the Nicotiana tomentosiformis chromosome 3, ASM39032v3, whole genome shotgun sequence genome:
AAATTGATAGTCACCAACACTAAGCTGCCCATTATCCAAAATTCCCATTGAATTCACATGATCAGTGCTTGAAATTACTTGATCAAAATCAGCTGTCAATTCTTGAAAAAACTGGTTATCCATATAAGAAATAGGCTGTGGATTACTTTGGTTGAAGTTGTCCATTAATTCAGGATAGTCCCATATTTCTTGATTAATATTCCTACTACTTTTCAAGAATTCAGATTTTCCCTTTGCATTCTCCATCTTTTTCTCAAGAACCCCAGCAAGATTTCGTAATTCTTTTTCAGATAAATAGTTGAATCTTGAATCCCAAGTTGGGTATTTTTCTGTCTTGATTTTTGTCTTCAACTTTGCCATTTTAATCTCAgcctttttcttttcattttctaaGAAGCTGCACAAGCTGTTTTCTCTTTTACTCCTGTCTTCTATTGGTTGGTTTTTGTACAGATTTATTAGCTCTTGAACTTCGTTTGGATCATTTGGCCAAATTTCTTCACAATTATTACCTTCATATATTATCATGCATGCTTTGATATCACAAAGTATTGAGAGCtctgagattttctttattaagCAAGCTTTCCTTTTCTGGAAAGTGGATTTCCTTGTCTTGTGATCCTGAATAAGTTCCATGTTGATTTTTGATCTTCCCATTTGAATTTGCCTGTTCAAGAAAACATACATATACAattaaatagaagaaaaaaaagcATACACTATAATGAAGTTTCTGAAAATAACCTTGATTTTCTGCTTAGTATAGTCAAAAGAAAAAACAGAGTCGGTAATGTTGCCTAATGGCtagaaaaacaagaaaagaaaatcgGTGATTGAGAATTCTAATTTTAAAAAGGGCATCAAATATCTAAATTTCTTTCTCTAAAACTAGACATTCATATACTGTCAGCATTTTTGTGAAGAGTGGATGCTGCTTTCTggtaattataaataaatattagaaTTCACAAAAATCAGCCATAACGAAACAATCAGcacaagaaattagaattttattCCTTATTGACAAATTTCAAAGAAATAATCTCCAATTAATCCAAAACACATAAAATTAATTGGGGAAaaaacaatacaatttaaagaaGAGCAATATTATTGTGCCTTAATAAAATACAAACTCCAAAGTCCAGGAAAAGAAAAGTTGAGAATTAATACAAACTTCAAATTGA
Encoded proteins:
- the LOC104094496 gene encoding agamous-like MADS-box protein AGL82 produces the protein MYVFLNRQIQMGRSKINMELIQDHKTRKSTFQKRKACLIKKISELSILCDIKACMIIYEGNNCEEIWPNDPNEVQELINLYKNQPIEDRSKRENSLCSFLENEKKKAEIKMAKLKTKIKTEKYPTWDSRFNYLSEKELRNLAGVLEKKMENAKGKSEFLKSSRNINQEIWDYPELMDNFNQSNPQPISYMDNQFFQELTADFDQVISSTDHVNSMGILDNGQLSVGDYQFGNSDYMKIEAENWLVNNGIIGSSSRMQPMELNQYYPFICNGSTQMPYGYFQ